The Paenibacillus spongiae nucleotide sequence TCCATGCCGTAGAAGAGGCGATTCGCGATTTGGCGCTTAGTCTTCAAGCCAGGCAAGGGCTTAGCGAGATTGCCGTTTTTCATTTTCCCGGATCGGCATACGGCGATGACTGCACCCTCGACCTCGATTGGACGACGAATGTTGGCGGAATGACGCAGTTTTTGCCCCGGCTGCAGATGAAAGGGACGACGCCTACAGGACCGGCGCTCATGCATGTCATTGATTTTTACCGAAAAGCCGATTATGGTTATAAGAAGAATGACGAAACGGACGGGATGATGAGTGACTACGTCGTTTGAATGGACCCTTCCGCGGGGCACGATCATTAAAGGCAAGTGGAGGCAGAACAGCTACCGCGTGGAACGTCTTCTCGGCGAAGGCGCGAATGGGAAAGTGTTCCTGGTCGAACGTCAGCGGAACTGGTTCGCGATGAAGATCGGCGCGGATACTGTCGATCTGCAGTCCGAGGTGAACGTGCTGCAGTCGATTGCCAAGCAGCGCACGGGTTCGCGTTCCGAGCCCTATCTGGTTGAAGTCGACGATATGCGGGCTTCGGACGGAAAGGAATATCCGTTCTATATTATGCGTTACATACGGGGTGCGACGTTATCCGATTACTTGTCGAAGCAGGGCATGGACTGGTTTCCCGTCGTAGGCTACAGCCTGCTGGGCAAGCTTGCCGAGCTGCATGACGGGGGCTGGACGTTCGGCGACGTGAAGGTGGAGAATGTGCTTGTTGCCGATTACGGACGCGTAGAACTCGTCGATTTCGGCGGCGTGACGGCGATGGGGAAGAGTGTCCGGCAGTTTACCGAAATTTATGACCGCGGGTATTGGAACGCGGGCACCCGGACCGCTGACGCCCGATATGACCTGTTTTCGTTCGGGGTACTCTGCATCCAGCTGCACGAGAGCCAGCGGCTGGCACAGCTGACGTCGGCACTGCTGCCGCAGAACCGGACGCCGGAGGAGCTGTTGAAATTGGCTTACGCCAACCCGCGGCTCAAGCCGCTGTCCGGCTGGCTTAACAAAGCTTTGAACGGCGGGTTCACGGATGCAAGGGAAGCATCCGGCAGCTGGAGGCAATGGATGAATCGCCCGGGGCAGCGCGGGCACGCGACCCCTGCTCCCGGATGGATGAAGGGGCTGTTCGTAGCCTCTGCCGCGCTGCTGGCTACGACGATCTATTGGCTGCTTCGGGTTTAAGCCAGAGAAGAGAGAAGGAAGCATATGGGGGATCTGATGAAGGAAGTCGCGGATATCGCGGCACGGGAGAAGCTGTGGGTATCGGGGGATACGATCGTCGTTGCCGTATCGGGCGGACCGGATTCGACGGCGCTGCTCGATATTATGCACCGCCTTTCCATGGCGCAGGGCTTCTCTCTTGTTGCCGCTCATGTCGACCATGGCTTTCGCGGGGAGGAGTCGGCACGCGAAGCGGTGTCCGTCCGAAGATTTGCGGAAGGCCTGGGCGTCCGATTCGAGTCCGCGTTGATAGACGTACCTGCTTTTATAGAAGAAACGCGTATGAACGCCCAAGCGGCGGCGAGGGAGAAGCGCTACTTATTTCTTCACGATATCGCCACGAAATACGGGGCATCGCGCATCGCGCTCGCCCATCATGCGGACGATCAGGCGGAAACCGTGCTTATGCGCATCATACGGGGGACAAGTCCAGGCGGTCTTTCGGGCATTCCGCTCCGGCGGAGCGAAAAAAACGTGGAACTAATCCGCCCCTTGCTTCGTATGAACAAATCAGACATCCTGCGCTACTGCGAAGAACGGGTTCTGACGTACAGCGAAGACAGCAGTAATGCAAAGCGCCATTATTTTCGTAATTCAATCCGTCTTGATGTGCTTCCGGCGCTGACAAAATATAATCCGCAGCTGTCGGATTCACTCGTCCGGTTGTCAGAGCTAGCCTCTGCCGAGGATGAGTGGATGGATGCCGAGACGCGCGTTGTATATGACCGCCACGTCAAGCTTGTACAGGGCGGGTGCCAAATCGACCGCAAAGCGATGCTTGACCTGCATGTCGCTTTACAAAGGAGATTGATTAAACTAATATTAAATTATATGGGATTGGAAACGGAAACCACCTCATTCGACGGAGTCGAGACGATTCGAATGGCTGCCGCCGAAGGCGCTCCTTCGACGTGGAGCGTTGATGTAGGCGGGGGGATCCGATGCTTAAGGGAATATGATACGATGCGCTTCGTGCGCGCCGATAGATATACCGAAGACAACGCCGCTGAACCGGGAAGGTATGCATATGATGCATATGGCGGAGAAGAGCAGATGAAGGTGCTGGCCGTCCCAGAA carries:
- the tilS gene encoding tRNA lysidine(34) synthetase TilS; translated protein: MGDLMKEVADIAAREKLWVSGDTIVVAVSGGPDSTALLDIMHRLSMAQGFSLVAAHVDHGFRGEESAREAVSVRRFAEGLGVRFESALIDVPAFIEETRMNAQAAAREKRYLFLHDIATKYGASRIALAHHADDQAETVLMRIIRGTSPGGLSGIPLRRSEKNVELIRPLLRMNKSDILRYCEERVLTYSEDSSNAKRHYFRNSIRLDVLPALTKYNPQLSDSLVRLSELASAEDEWMDAETRVVYDRHVKLVQGGCQIDRKAMLDLHVALQRRLIKLILNYMGLETETTSFDGVETIRMAAAEGAPSTWSVDVGGGIRCLREYDTMRFVRADRYTEDNAAEPGRYAYDAYGGEEQMKVLAVPEAGAALTFTLEEAPVDGGKPSGRLEAVFDADELALPLAVRNRRPGDRMRVLGLNGAKKVQDMFVDDRIAPSRRERLPLLVDADGHILWIPGVRRGASAQISDSTQRVLRIRADFTPEDDFGSNKTHSSIHSIGKNVGGPGIAE
- a CDS encoding protein kinase domain-containing protein; this encodes MTTSFEWTLPRGTIIKGKWRQNSYRVERLLGEGANGKVFLVERQRNWFAMKIGADTVDLQSEVNVLQSIAKQRTGSRSEPYLVEVDDMRASDGKEYPFYIMRYIRGATLSDYLSKQGMDWFPVVGYSLLGKLAELHDGGWTFGDVKVENVLVADYGRVELVDFGGVTAMGKSVRQFTEIYDRGYWNAGTRTADARYDLFSFGVLCIQLHESQRLAQLTSALLPQNRTPEELLKLAYANPRLKPLSGWLNKALNGGFTDAREASGSWRQWMNRPGQRGHATPAPGWMKGLFVASAALLATTIYWLLRV